TCGTACCGATAGCGATGGAGCACGGTCTGCGCTTCGCCATCCGCGAAGGCGGGCGAACCGTTGGAGCCGGTGTGGTCTCTGAGATAGTGGAGTAGCTATGCGTGTTAAGATTCAGCTTCGGTGCTCAGAGTGCCAGCGGAAAAACTATTCGACGTTTAAGAATAAAAAGAATACTCCGTCGAAGGTTGAATTGAAAAAGTATTGCCCTTTTTGTGGACGGCATCTGCCGCACAAAGAGGGAAAATAATGGCCGAGCGGCTGGACTCCGGCCGCTTAGCCACAAGCATTGGTGCAGGCCAGTAGCTCGAATTGGTAGAGCATCGGACTCCAAATCCGGAGGCTGGGGGTTCGAATCCCTCCTGGCCTGCCAAAGATTCTTATGGCCAAAAATAAAGCCAAAAAAAGACAGCCGGACGTTGAGGCCAAGTCAGGACTCAAGGACAAGGTGGACAGATTTCGCGAGTTCTTCGAACAGTCGAAGATGGAGATGAAAAAGGTCACCTATCCGAGCCAAAAACAGACGCTTGCTACGTGCGGATCCGTTTTGTTTCTGGTGTGCTTGATTGCAGCGTTTCTGGGCATTGTGGATATTGCCTTGTCCAAAATAATTGAAGTGATTCTGCCGTAGGCCATGGACATGAACACGAACGGGGAAAAGACACGCTGGTACATCGTTCAGACCTTGTCCGGGTATGAGCAAAGGGTGGAAAAGACACTTCAGGAGCTTATCCGCAAGAATAAAGTGCACGGGCTTATCGAAGAAGCGATCGTTCCTACGGAAAAAGTTGTTGAAATGGTCAAAGGCCAGAAGAAAACAACGACCCGCAAGTTCTATCCCGGCTATGTCCTGGTCAAGATGAAACTGACGGACCAGTCCTGGCATTTGATCCAAAGTGTTCCGCGGGTGTCAGGCTTTATTGGAGATAAGGAAAAGCCCATTCCGTTGAGCGATGCAGAAGCCAGTCGCCTTCTGGAGACCATAGAGTCTCGAAAGGATCAGGCCAGGCCGAAGTTCAGCTTTAACCCCGGGGATAAGGTTCAGGTCATCGATGGACCGTTCGCAAATTTTGATGCCTACGTGGAAGAAGTGAATTTCGACAAGGGAAAGCTGAAGGTTTCTGTGTCTATATTTGGCCGAAATACGCCGGTTGAACTCGATTTTGTTCAAGTTACCAAGAGCCAGTAGATACGACCGGGAACGAGCCAATGGTTTGGAGTGATCCGGCTTCAGGCCCTTGGCTCGTATCATTTGTACTTCCGGCCTAGTGGCTCGGAACTGAATATACCTCAGCAGGGCCCGTGGGAAATGGCACAATAAGAAACCGGTTTTTGCCCTTGTGAGTGCATCTGCTCCGATCTGTAGGGATGGACACTCCAAGTAGGAAGTCACAGTAAGGGGAGAGAGGACGAGCTCATGGCCAAGAAAATACTGGCAAAGATAAAACTCCAGATACCAGCCGGATCAGCCAACCCATCGCCGCCTGTCGGGCCGGCCCTGGGGCAGCACGGCGTAAATATTATGGAGTTCTGCAAGGCATTTAACGCGAAGACTCAGGACCAGAAAGGGATGATAATCCCTGTTGTGATCACGGTCTTCGGGGACCGTTCCTTCAGCTTTATCACCAAGACGCCTCCGGCAGCTGTGCTTTTGAAAAAGGCTGCAAAAGTGGACAAAGGCTCCAGCGAACCACATGCGGATAAGGTTGGTACCGTGAGCATGGAGAGTGTCCAGGAAATAGCCCAACTCAAGATGCCGGATTTGAATGCAACAGATTTGGATTCAGCTGTGCAAACCATTCTCGGCACTGCCCGGAGCATGGGATTAGACGTAGCAAAATAGCTGGAGATATACGATGCCAAAACATGGGAAAAAATATAACACGTCCCAAAAGCTCATCGACAGGCAGAGCCGGTATCCCATGGAAGAAGGGATAGATCTGGCTTTGCAATCGGCGTATGCCAAATTTGACGAGAGCGTCGACGTTGCCGTTTGTCTTGGCGTGAATCCCAAGCATTCGGACCAAATGGTCCGAGGTGGCGTAAGCCTGCCTCATGGCCTGGGGAAGCAAATCCGGGTCATCGCCTTCTGCAAGGGTGAGAAAGAAGAGGAGGCCCGGGAAGCCGGTGCAGATGCCGTTGGTGGTGAGGATCTGGTTAAGAAGATCCAGGAAGGCTGGCTGGAATTCGACAAGGCCGTCGCCACTCCGGATATGATGTCTGTGGTGGGCAAGATCGGGCGAATCCTGGGCCCACGGGGGATGATGCCCAATGCAAAGACCGGGACGGTGACATTCGATCTCGGGAAGGCGATCTCGGAATTAAAGGCTGGAAAAGTTGAGTTTAAGGTGGACAAAGCAGGGGTGGTCCATGCCCCATTAGGGAAAGTTTCCTTTGGTCCGGAAAAGATACAGGACAATTTACGTATTCTCCTGGACTCTTTGCATAAGGCCAAGCCGAGCTCGGCAAAGGGGACCTACTTTCGAGCCCTGGCCCTGTCCACGACAATGGGGCCTGGAGTGAAGATTGATCCCAACTCCATACGCAAGTTTCTTGAGTGATTATCCTCAACCGGGATTAGGAGTCAAAGACAGCAGGTGGCGTAGCCTTAATTTCCTGCCGAGACCGGCTTTGGCTCTGTTCCTTAGTCAGTGGAGGTAAGAGTGAACAGGACGGAAAAGAAACAGGTCATAGATCAGCTGAATGAGCGGGTCAATCAGGCCAGCATCGCCTTGGTCACCGACTTTCGGGGGCTGAAAGTCGAGGAGATGGAGACCCTGCGGACACGGTTGCGCCAAGAGGGGGTTCACTACCAGGTAGTGAAGAACACCCTGGCCCGGCTGGCCCTGGAAGAGACACCCCATGCAGTGATCAAGGACGAGTTCAAGGATTGCTGTGCCCTGGCCCTGGGCTACGATGATCCTGTGGTAGCGGCTAAAGTGCTTTCCAAGTTCGCAAAGGAAAATAAGAAGTTTTCCTTGCGCTTTGCCAGCTATGCCGGAAAGACCTTGACCGCCGAGGACATAGAAGAGCTGTCCAAGCTGCCCGGGCGGGAAGAGCTGTTGGCCAAGATGCTGGGCACAATGAATGCGGTGCCCGGAAACTTCGTTGGTCTGTTCGGCAACCTGCTGCGCAATATGCTCTATGCCCTGAACGGAATTAAGGAACAAAAGGAACAAGATCAGGCCTAACAGCCAAAGCCATGCAAGGAATCAAGGAGGATTCGATGTCTGAAGTAACCAAGGAACAAGTTGTCGATTTTATTTCCAATATGACCGTGCTTGAGCTTTCTGAGTTTATCAAGGAACTGGAAGAGAAGTTCGGTGTGTCCGCTGCAGCACCGGTAGCCGCAGTTGCCGGTGCCCCTGGTGCGGCAGCCGAGGGCGGCGCTGCTGAGGAAGAAGAGGAAAAGACGGAATTTGAAGTCGTCCTGACCGAGGTTGGCAGCAATAAGATAGGGGTGATCAAGGCCCTGCGGGCTATTACCGGGCTGGGCTTGAAGGAAGCCAAGGCCAAGGTGGATGAGCTGCCGTCCACAGTCAAAGAGGCGGCTGCAAAGGACGATGCAAACGATATCAAGAAGCAGCTGGAAGAAGCTGGGGCTAAAGTCGAACTCAAATAGTTACCTGCGCATCAAGCGGATTTTCTTCATGATGTTCGGCAAAGAACACGCCTTCTTGAAGAAGGCGTGTTCTTTGTTCTTGTCGATGTTTTTCTTGCGAGCCCTCCTGTTACGCTGCACAAGTCCGGCGAATGTAGCGGTGCGAAATACTGTATATCCTTAATTGCCACAACATTCTTATTGCTAGTGCGTAACACGCACGCATTTATGCTGCTAGTCCGGCTCAGCCAGGTGATAGTGGCAGATGATGCATGATGCCCGTACAGGTTCAGCAGATGATTGGATCAGTTGGCCTGTGCGGTATGCTGAGATGCAGAGCGCAACGTATAATGGGTTTTCCTTTTTGTAACGACAAAGACTGTTTCTTAGTCTATCTTCTTGGTCCCACTATACAAAATTTACGCAGACTTCGTCAATCGTAAAAATGAGCCAACAAGGGGACGAAATGACTCAATTGGTAAAAAGATTTGGCCGAATAGGCCGGGTTTTGGACATACCGCACCTTATGCGTCTGCAGGTGGAGTCCTTTGATGATTTTCTGCAATCCGACGTGCCTCCGGCCAGCCGAGAAGATACAGGGCTGGAAGGGGCGTTTCGCTCTGTCTTTCCCATCGAAGACTTTTATCAGACTGCGACCCTTGAATATGTCAGCTACGAGGTGGGAGAGCCGAAATACGATAAGGAAGAATGTCTGGCCAAAGGGCTGAGTTACGAGGTTCCCATCCGGCTCAAAGTGCGGCTCATTGTCTATGATGTCGATGAAGAGACAGACACTCGAAGCATTCGGGATATCAAGGAACAGGACATATACTTTGGAAACATTCCCTTGATGACTGAAAAAGCGACCTTCATCATCAACGGGACTGAACGGGTTATCGTCAATCAGTTGCAGCGCTCTCCAGGAATTCTATTTGACCATGATTCCGGCAAGACCCATGTGAGCCGCAAGGTTCTCTACAGCTGCCGGGTTATCCCCATGCGCGGCTCGTGGCTTGATTTTGACTTTGACCATAAGGACATTCTCTATGTCCGCATTGACCGGCGGCGAAAGATGCCGGTGACCATCCTGCTTAAGGCAATGGGGCTGACCAAAGAGGAGATCCTTCATTACTTCTATCATACTGAAACCTACGATCTGGAAGGGGACAAGGTTTATCGCAGGCTGGATCCCAATCTCCTGCGCAGGGAAAGTGCATTCACAGATATTTATAACGCAGAGGGCAAGCATTTAGTTGCTGCGGGCAAGGAAATTACCCGGGGCACCTGGAAACGAATTCTAAAGAGCAACATTTCCAGGCTGGAAGTAGATCCGCATACCCTGCTGTCGGAATACCTGGCCCAGGACGTGGTTGATCCGGATACCGGCGAACTGCTTGCTGAGACCGGGGACCCGGTAACTCCTGAGCTGGTCGATCTTCTGGCTAAATATGAGCATCAGAGCATAGATGTCTTGCATACCCAGGGGCTGGAGGTGTCCACCTGCATCCGGGACACGCTTGAGCTGGACAAGACCACAGACACCCAGTCGGCTCAGATCGAGATTTACCGCCGCCTGCGTCCGAGCTCTCCTCCAACCCCGGAGGTCGCGGAATCCTTTTTTGAAAACATCTTTCGGAATCCGGATTACTATGACCTTTCCCCGGTAGGCCGGTACAAGCTCAACCATCGCCTGGGCTTGGAGAAGCCCCTGGATGAGCGAGTGCTGAGCAACGAAGATATCCTGCTGGCCATTAAGCAGCTGGTCTATCTCAAAGAATCCCACGGACCTGCGGATGATATCGACCATTTGGGGAACCGCAGGGTACGACCGGTGGGAGAGCTGGTGGAGAACCAGTACAGAATCGGGCTGGTGCGCATGGAGCGGGCGATCAAAGAGCGGATGACCCAGCAGGAAGTGGCCACCCTGATGCCCCATGACCTGATCAATCCCAAGCCGGTCACTGCCGTGGTCAAGGAGTTTTTTGGCACCTCGCAGCTGTCCCAGTTCATGGATCAGACCAATCCCCTGTCCGAGGTGACCCATAAGCGCAGGCTCTCCGCCCTCGGACCAGGCGGGCTGACCAGGGAGCGGGCCGGTTTTGAGGTCCGGGACGTCCATCCCAGCCACTACGGTCGGATCTGTCCGATTGAGACCCCGGAAGGACCAAATATCGGGCTGATTGTCTCCTTGACCACCTATGCCCAGGTGAACAAATTCGGGTTTATCGAAACTCCGTACCGGGTAGCCAAGGAGGGCCGGGTGCTGGACGAGATCGTCTACAAGGACGCCTCCGGGGAAGGCTCGGAGATCATAGCCCAGGCCAACGCCCAGCTGGATGAGCACAACGGGTTTGCCAGTGATCAGGTCGCAGCCCGGGAAGGAGGGGAGTTCGCCCTGGTGCCCAAGGAACGCATATCCCTCATGGATATTGCGCCCAGTCAGATCGTTTCTGTTTCAGCGGCCCTGATCCCCTTCCTGGAACATGACGACGCCAACCGGGCCCTGATGGGGTCCAACATGCAGCGCCAGGCCGTACCGCTGCTCCAGAGCGATCCCCCCTTGGTGGGGACTGGTATGGAGGCAAAGGTGGCCCAGGACTCCGGAAACTGCATTCTGGCCGAGGCAGACGGGGTCGTGAATTACGTGGACGCCAAGCATATTGTTGTGGCCTACAGTGGCGGCGTTGCTCCTAAGTCCGGGAACGTCCAGGTCTATGAACTCCAGAAGTATCATAAATCGAACCAAAACAGTTGCTTCGGACAGACCCCCCGGGTGAGCATGGGGCAAAGGGTTTCCACCGGGGACATCCTGGCAGATGGCCCGTGCACTAAAGACGGGGAGCTGGCCCTGGGCAAGAATCTGATTGTGGCCTTTATGCCCTGGTGCGGCTATAACTTTGAGGATGCGATTCTGATATCCGAGCGCTGCGTGAAGGAGGACGTGTTCACCTCGGTGCACATTGAGGAGTTTGAGGTCCTGGCCCGGGACACAAAGCTCGGACCGGAGGAAATCACCCGGGACATCCCCAATGTAAGCGAGGAGATGCTCCGCAATCTGGATGAAAGCGGTATTGTCCGGATTGGAGCCAAGATCAAGCAGGACGATATCCTGGTGGGCAAGATCACCCCCAAGGGCGAGACCCAGCTGACCCCGGAAGAGCGCCTTTTGCGGGCCATATTCGGGGACAAGGCCCGGGACGTCAAAAACACCTCTTTGAAGGTCCCGCCGGGGATCGACGGGACCGTTCTGGATGTCCGGGTGTTTAATCGCCGGTCCGCAGAGAAGGATGATCGTACCAAGGAGATTGAAGATCACGACCTGCATACCCTGGACCGCAAGGAGCAGATGCATGTCAACGGCTTGACCGAGTCGATACGCGAGCGGATCTGGGATGTGGTGGAGGGCAAGAGTCTGGCCAAGTCCATAATGGGTTCGGACAAGGGAGACGTGCTGGCCGAAGCAAACAAACCCCTGCGGTATGAGCAGTTTGTCACGCTTCCGGTGAAAAAGATGCGCCAGGCGTTCGTGAACAAGGACGTGAATGAGGCGGTAGAAGAGCTTCTGGGCAGCTATGAGAGCGAGCTGCAGTTCATCAAGGACACCTACGAACGGAAGCGGGAAAAGCTGACCGAAGGCGATGACATGCCCCCGGGCGTGATCAAGATGGTCAAGGTCTATGTGGCCATCAAGCGCAAGCTCAATGTCGGAGACAAAATGGCCGGAAGGCACGGAAACAAGGGGGTTGTATCCTGCATCCTGCCGGAGGAGGACATGCCCTTTTTTGAAAACGGCACTCCGGTGGACATTGTGCTCAATCCCTTGGGTGTGCCGTCCCGGATGAACATTGGACAGATCATGGAGACCCATCTGGGGTGGGCGGCCAAGGAGCTGGGCCGGCAGCTTGCGGACATGGCCTCGGCCCAAGTCCCGACGGAGAAATTGCGGGACGAGGTCAAAGAGGTCTTTCAGACCAAAGAGATAGCCTCCATGGTCGATGAGATGAGCGACCAGGAGCTCACTGAAGCGGTCCGGGGCCTGCGCAAGGGGATATACACCCGAACCCCGGTGTTTGACGGAGCCCACGAAGAAGAGATCTGGGCCATGCTGGACAAGGCCGGATTGCCCACGAGCGGCAAGGCAACCCTCTTTGACGGGAGGACCGGAGAAAAGTTCCATAATCCGGTGACCGTGGGATATATGTATATGCTCAAGCTGCATCATCTGGTAGATGAGAAGATCCATGCCCGTTCCACCGGCCCCTATTCCCTGGTCACCCAGCAGCCATTGGGCGGCAAGGCCCAATTCGGCGGTCAGCGGCTGGGAGAGATGGAGGTCTGGGCCCTGGAGGCTTACGGCGCCGCGTATCTCCTGCAGGAGTTCTTGACGGTCAAGTCTGATGACGTACATGGCCGAGTCAAGATGTACGAGAACATCGTCAAGGGAGAGAACTACTTGACGACAGCAATGCCGGAGTCCTTCAATGTCCTGGTCAAGGAGCTCATGGCTCTGGGATTGGATGTGACCCTGATCAGCGAAGACAAGAAAAAGAAAAAATAACGGATGCTTGTTCCGGCCCTGCTGACTGCGGGCTCAATTATATTATGTAAGTCAAGGGGTGATGGTACACATGACACTCGACGACCTGTTTACCATGCACGGTTCGGGGGATAGTCAGATCAAAAGTCAAAACCTGAAGGGGATTCAGGTTTCCATGGCCTCGCCGGAGACCATTCGCGAATGGTCTTTCGGGGAAGTCAAAAAACCGGAGACAATTAATTACCGAACGTTCAAGCCGGAACGGGACGGACTGTTCTGCGCCAAGATCTTCGGTCCGGTCAAAGACTATGAGTGCAACTGCGGCAAGTACAAGCGGATGAAGCACAGGGGCATCGTCTGTGAAAAATGCGGGGTGGAGGTTATTGCCTCCAAGGTGCGCAGAGATCGGATGGCCCATATCGAGCTTGCCGCCCCGGTCGCCCATATCTGGTTCTTAAAGAGTATGCCCTCCAAGATCGCCAGTCTGCTGGATATGACTATGGCGGATGTGGAAAAGGTGCTCTATTTCGACTCCTACATTGTCCTGGACCCCAAACAAACCACGCTGAAGAAATACCAGCTCTTGAATGAAGACCAGCATGTGCAGCTGGTCGAGGCCTACGGAGAGCAGGCCTTCCGGGTGGGAATGGGCGCTGAAGCCATCAAGGAGCTTTTGGAGGGTTTGGATCTGGACCAGCTGCGGACTGATCTGAAGAACGAGTCCATGGCCACCCGGTCCCAGGCCAAGAAGAAAAAGCTTTCCAAGCGACTGAAGATTGTGGAGGCCTTTTTGGAGTCCGGGAACCGCCCGGAATGGATGATCCTGGAAGTCATCCCGGTCATCCCTCCCGAACTTCGGCCGCTGGTTCCTCTTGATGGGGGAAGGTTTGCCACCTCGGACCTCAATGACCTCTACCGCCGGGTGATCAACCGGAACAACCGGCTCAAGAGGCTCCTGGAGCTCGGTGCTCCGGACATCATAATCCGCAATGAAAAGCGCATGCTTCAGGAGGCGGTGGACGCCCTGCTGGACAACGGCCGGCGGGGAAAGGCCATATCCGGGACGAACGGGCGGCCACTGAAGTCCTTAAGCGATATGATCAAGGGCAAACAGGGACGGTTTCGGCAGAACCTCCTGGGCAAACGGGTGGACTACTCCGGCCGGTCGGTGATTGTTGTCGGTCCCAAGCTCAAGCTGCACCAGTGCGGGCTGCCCAAAAAGATGGCCCTGGAGCTGTTCAAGCCGTTCATCTATTCCAAGCTGGAGGAACAGGGCTACGCCAGCACGATCAAGGGCGCCAAACGGATGGTGGAGCGGGAAGACGTTGTGGTCTGGGACATGCTGGAGGAGGTGGTCCAAGAGTATCCCATCCTCCTGAACCGGGCCCCGACTCTGCACCGCCTGGGGATTCAGGCCTTTGAGCCCATACTGGTCGAGGGCAAGGCCATTCAGCTCCACCCCCTGGTCTGCGCTCCGTATAACGCCGACTTCGACGGGGACCAGATGGCCGTGCACGTGCCTCTGTCCGTGGAGGCCCGGATCGAATGCCGGGTGCTTATGATGTCCACGAACAACATCCTGTCACCGGCCAACGGTGATCCGGTGATTCTACCTTCCCAGGATATCGTTCTCGGACTGTACTACTTGACCCTGACCAGGTCCTTTGAACCTGGCGAAGGCAAGGCGTTCGCCTCCCCGGACGAGGTCATATCCGCTTATGACGCCGGGGTGGTAACCCTGCACGCCAGGATCAAGGTCCGGATGGACGGTCGCTTGGTGGATACCTCGGCCGGCAGGATCATCATCGGTCAGATTCTGCCCGAGGGGGTCCCCTTTGAACTGGTGAATACGGTCTTGAACAAGAAGGCCATCGGGCGTCTGGTGGCCCAAGCCTATCAATTTGCCGGGACCAAGGCCACGGTCATCTTAAGCGACAGGCTCAAGGACTTGGGATTTGAGTACTCGACCCAGGCCGGGCTGACCATTTCCGTACAGGACCTGCAGGTCCCGGAGGAGAAGAAAAGGCTCTTGAGCGAGGCCCAGGCTGAGGCGGAGGCGATACATACCCAGCACCAGGAAGGGATCATCACCCGGACTGAGCGGTACAACAAGGTGGTCGACGTATGGACCAAGACCACCAATGATGTGGCCAAGGCCATGATGCAGGAAATTTCCCAGGATACGGTGGTCAACTCCGAAAC
The sequence above is a segment of the Desulfovermiculus halophilus DSM 18834 genome. Coding sequences within it:
- the rpmG gene encoding 50S ribosomal protein L33 — translated: MRVKIQLRCSECQRKNYSTFKNKKNTPSKVELKKYCPFCGRHLPHKEGK
- the secE gene encoding preprotein translocase subunit SecE: MAKNKAKKRQPDVEAKSGLKDKVDRFREFFEQSKMEMKKVTYPSQKQTLATCGSVLFLVCLIAAFLGIVDIALSKIIEVILP
- the nusG gene encoding transcription termination/antitermination protein NusG, translated to MNTNGEKTRWYIVQTLSGYEQRVEKTLQELIRKNKVHGLIEEAIVPTEKVVEMVKGQKKTTTRKFYPGYVLVKMKLTDQSWHLIQSVPRVSGFIGDKEKPIPLSDAEASRLLETIESRKDQARPKFSFNPGDKVQVIDGPFANFDAYVEEVNFDKGKLKVSVSIFGRNTPVELDFVQVTKSQ
- the rplK gene encoding 50S ribosomal protein L11, encoding MAKKILAKIKLQIPAGSANPSPPVGPALGQHGVNIMEFCKAFNAKTQDQKGMIIPVVITVFGDRSFSFITKTPPAAVLLKKAAKVDKGSSEPHADKVGTVSMESVQEIAQLKMPDLNATDLDSAVQTILGTARSMGLDVAK
- the rplA gene encoding 50S ribosomal protein L1; the encoded protein is MPKHGKKYNTSQKLIDRQSRYPMEEGIDLALQSAYAKFDESVDVAVCLGVNPKHSDQMVRGGVSLPHGLGKQIRVIAFCKGEKEEEAREAGADAVGGEDLVKKIQEGWLEFDKAVATPDMMSVVGKIGRILGPRGMMPNAKTGTVTFDLGKAISELKAGKVEFKVDKAGVVHAPLGKVSFGPEKIQDNLRILLDSLHKAKPSSAKGTYFRALALSTTMGPGVKIDPNSIRKFLE
- the rplJ gene encoding 50S ribosomal protein L10 codes for the protein MNRTEKKQVIDQLNERVNQASIALVTDFRGLKVEEMETLRTRLRQEGVHYQVVKNTLARLALEETPHAVIKDEFKDCCALALGYDDPVVAAKVLSKFAKENKKFSLRFASYAGKTLTAEDIEELSKLPGREELLAKMLGTMNAVPGNFVGLFGNLLRNMLYALNGIKEQKEQDQA
- the rplL gene encoding 50S ribosomal protein L7/L12; this encodes MSEVTKEQVVDFISNMTVLELSEFIKELEEKFGVSAAAPVAAVAGAPGAAAEGGAAEEEEEKTEFEVVLTEVGSNKIGVIKALRAITGLGLKEAKAKVDELPSTVKEAAAKDDANDIKKQLEEAGAKVELK
- the rpoB gene encoding DNA-directed RNA polymerase subunit beta, translated to MTQLVKRFGRIGRVLDIPHLMRLQVESFDDFLQSDVPPASREDTGLEGAFRSVFPIEDFYQTATLEYVSYEVGEPKYDKEECLAKGLSYEVPIRLKVRLIVYDVDEETDTRSIRDIKEQDIYFGNIPLMTEKATFIINGTERVIVNQLQRSPGILFDHDSGKTHVSRKVLYSCRVIPMRGSWLDFDFDHKDILYVRIDRRRKMPVTILLKAMGLTKEEILHYFYHTETYDLEGDKVYRRLDPNLLRRESAFTDIYNAEGKHLVAAGKEITRGTWKRILKSNISRLEVDPHTLLSEYLAQDVVDPDTGELLAETGDPVTPELVDLLAKYEHQSIDVLHTQGLEVSTCIRDTLELDKTTDTQSAQIEIYRRLRPSSPPTPEVAESFFENIFRNPDYYDLSPVGRYKLNHRLGLEKPLDERVLSNEDILLAIKQLVYLKESHGPADDIDHLGNRRVRPVGELVENQYRIGLVRMERAIKERMTQQEVATLMPHDLINPKPVTAVVKEFFGTSQLSQFMDQTNPLSEVTHKRRLSALGPGGLTRERAGFEVRDVHPSHYGRICPIETPEGPNIGLIVSLTTYAQVNKFGFIETPYRVAKEGRVLDEIVYKDASGEGSEIIAQANAQLDEHNGFASDQVAAREGGEFALVPKERISLMDIAPSQIVSVSAALIPFLEHDDANRALMGSNMQRQAVPLLQSDPPLVGTGMEAKVAQDSGNCILAEADGVVNYVDAKHIVVAYSGGVAPKSGNVQVYELQKYHKSNQNSCFGQTPRVSMGQRVSTGDILADGPCTKDGELALGKNLIVAFMPWCGYNFEDAILISERCVKEDVFTSVHIEEFEVLARDTKLGPEEITRDIPNVSEEMLRNLDESGIVRIGAKIKQDDILVGKITPKGETQLTPEERLLRAIFGDKARDVKNTSLKVPPGIDGTVLDVRVFNRRSAEKDDRTKEIEDHDLHTLDRKEQMHVNGLTESIRERIWDVVEGKSLAKSIMGSDKGDVLAEANKPLRYEQFVTLPVKKMRQAFVNKDVNEAVEELLGSYESELQFIKDTYERKREKLTEGDDMPPGVIKMVKVYVAIKRKLNVGDKMAGRHGNKGVVSCILPEEDMPFFENGTPVDIVLNPLGVPSRMNIGQIMETHLGWAAKELGRQLADMASAQVPTEKLRDEVKEVFQTKEIASMVDEMSDQELTEAVRGLRKGIYTRTPVFDGAHEEEIWAMLDKAGLPTSGKATLFDGRTGEKFHNPVTVGYMYMLKLHHLVDEKIHARSTGPYSLVTQQPLGGKAQFGGQRLGEMEVWALEAYGAAYLLQEFLTVKSDDVHGRVKMYENIVKGENYLTTAMPESFNVLVKELMALGLDVTLISEDKKKKK
- the rpoC gene encoding DNA-directed RNA polymerase subunit beta', with product MTLDDLFTMHGSGDSQIKSQNLKGIQVSMASPETIREWSFGEVKKPETINYRTFKPERDGLFCAKIFGPVKDYECNCGKYKRMKHRGIVCEKCGVEVIASKVRRDRMAHIELAAPVAHIWFLKSMPSKIASLLDMTMADVEKVLYFDSYIVLDPKQTTLKKYQLLNEDQHVQLVEAYGEQAFRVGMGAEAIKELLEGLDLDQLRTDLKNESMATRSQAKKKKLSKRLKIVEAFLESGNRPEWMILEVIPVIPPELRPLVPLDGGRFATSDLNDLYRRVINRNNRLKRLLELGAPDIIIRNEKRMLQEAVDALLDNGRRGKAISGTNGRPLKSLSDMIKGKQGRFRQNLLGKRVDYSGRSVIVVGPKLKLHQCGLPKKMALELFKPFIYSKLEEQGYASTIKGAKRMVEREDVVVWDMLEEVVQEYPILLNRAPTLHRLGIQAFEPILVEGKAIQLHPLVCAPYNADFDGDQMAVHVPLSVEARIECRVLMMSTNNILSPANGDPVILPSQDIVLGLYYLTLTRSFEPGEGKAFASPDEVISAYDAGVVTLHARIKVRMDGRLVDTSAGRIIIGQILPEGVPFELVNTVLNKKAIGRLVAQAYQFAGTKATVILSDRLKDLGFEYSTQAGLTISVQDLQVPEEKKRLLSEAQAEAEAIHTQHQEGIITRTERYNKVVDVWTKTTNDVAKAMMQEISQDTVVNSETGESVREESFNPIFMMSTSGSRGNADQMRQLAGMRGLMAKPSGEIIETPITSSFREGLSVLEYFTSTHGARKGLADTALKTANSGYLTRRLVDVVQDVIVTELDCGTVDGIEITRPNVPGEQQETLTERILGRLAMFDVYHPESEELLVAANTLIDEQTARRIEDAGVHSVVIRSVLTCQSRHGVCAYCYGRDLARGHLINVGESVGIIAAQSIGEPGTQLTMRTFHIGGTASKEIEQSSIVAGYPGQITLSGVRTVKNKDDQLMVMGRNGQIGIVDNQGRERERYTLPAGARLYVQAGDTVEKNTVLAEWDPFQEPFVTNVSGVVRFADIVEGKTYQEKVDETTNRATKTIIEYRSTNYRPSLSLCDEQGNVLTHPGTATEAIYHLPVGAILMVKDGDVVHAGDVLARKPRESAKIKDIVGGLPRVAELFEVRKPKDLAVISEIEGTVSFGPDVKGKRKVIVSPEAGDPKEYLVPKGKHITVQEGDFVEAGEFLTEGSPELHDLLKIKGEKYLAKYLVDEVQDVYRFQGVHINDKHIEIIVRQMLKKVSVTDPGDTGFLLGEQVDKLAFMEGNTKAVRQGLKPATAQPLVLGITQASLSTDSFISAASFQETTKVLTDAAMQSKTDFLQGLKENVIVGRVIPAGTGFRPYMNLDIQVPEQPEKPESFLDELNYDHLEPEQSKE